The following coding sequences are from one Mycosarcoma maydis chromosome 23, whole genome shotgun sequence window:
- a CDS encoding uncharacterized protein (related to GTP-binding protein Rab5c), producing MMPQHPFPSAFSSPAVTPSPTKEKQFNAFPSLHLQAPQDASSSSNNAGPSRSQPGDTRDDAASVKPSQANDPCTTRSYKASASKRLSRPRLSSLQSLNSVPASPSLTEQDSGRAFISSTRFHTSHPSLSLSRASSRNAVETLQPLAESSSSMGKLKAATLHQYDPDAPPRSPYGAPRQWPSAQPTTAGLPPRARRSSTSPTLDSALSEFGQMGAPFTENSRHSERTDVSARLFNLQSNTGAFLRRSHTITHGVGTLAEPQPQPQPPPSSSSSCVVMTYGPSSGRNAPRPTQRRQTVSSVSNVSNVSPDTASRLAAGQLHRAAGAVSPAPSCTLSYTQPSPNAAASGSSLSVSSPPSRLRERGTLPNNQLEAKVVILGSQGVGKTSLVHRYTSGQFSIASTPSTIGASFLTKKLIVDGVKVRLQLWDTAGQERFRSMAPMYYRGSHAAVIVYDITSMSSFMDIRTWIEELKKNMTTDLVIHIVGAKLDLARSQRQVELEFARDTVRSWLELYQMQAPLGFSTSGSNDSDGSPGSPTRASSRLSGLGSLAIGSASRLNAFQRGSGTHAFNTTGIVPAAPPAAACALKPSSFGSSNASSGSAGSDAGRADTTLDPDSTLSWDTVEVSEVSAKDDRGIEEVFLAVTKKLVQRRSQIESERAHRERNSIFLSSTDADPSACSTQPIIVTNSWSCCA from the coding sequence ATGATGCCCCAGCATCCTTTCCCCTCTGCCTTCTCATCGCCGGCGGTTACCCCTTCTCCAACAAAGGAAAAGCAGTTCAACGCGTTTCCTTCCCTGCATCTCCAGGCTCCGCAAGAcgcctcgtcatcgtccaacAACGCCGGTCCAAGCCGCTCGCAGCCTGGCGACACACgcgacgatgcagccagCGTCAAACCGTCACAAGCAAACGACCCTTGCACAACACGCTCCTATAAGGCTTCCGCATCGAAGCGGCTGTCCCGTCCAAGGCTTAGCAGTCTTCAGAGCCTTAACTCGGTTCCTGCATCTCCTTCGCTAACAGAGCAAGACAGCGGCCGTGCtttcatctcgtcgacccGCTTTCACACGTCGCATCCCAGCTTGAGCCTGAGTAGAGCCTCTTCGCGCAACGCCGTTGAGACCCTGCAGCCGCTGGCAGAGTCGAGCTCCAGCATGGGCAAACTCAAAGCTGCGACTCTCCACCAGTACGATCCGGATGCACCGCCCAGATCGCCGTACGGTGCTCCTCGCCAATGGCCCTCTGCTCAACCTACGACCGCTGGCTTGCCACCAAGAGCAAGGCGCAGCTCCACCAGCCCAACGCTCGATTCGGCTCTGAGCGAGTTTGGTCAGATGGGCGCACCCTTCACCGAGAACAGCCGCCACAGCGAACGAACCGACGTTTCAGCAAGGCTGTTTAACTTGCAGTCCAACACAGGCGCTTTTCTTCGGCGCAGCCATACCATCACGCATGGAGTCGGCACTCTGGCGgagccgcagccgcagccgcagccgccgccgtcgtcgtcgtcgtcctgcGTGGTCATGACCTACGGCCCAAGCAGCGGCAGGAACGCTCCCCGGCCCACGCAGCGCCGACAGACGGTGTCAAGCGTGTCGAATGTGTCGAACGTGTCGCCTGATACCGCCAGCCGGCTCGCAGCCGGTCAGCTTCATAGGGCCGCTGGCGCTGTTTCGCCTGCGCCGAGCTGCACCTTGTCGTACACGCAACCGTCTCCCAACGCAGCCGCGTCAGGCAGCTCGCTCTCGGTTTCATCGCCGCCGTCACGCCTGCGTGAACGTGGCACGCTGCCAAACAATCAGCTCGAGGCCAAGGTGGTCATCCTCGGCTCTCAGGGTGTGGGCAAGACCTCGCTCGTGCACCGTTATACCTCGGGCCAGTTCTCGATTGCATCGACGCCTTCGACCATTGGCGCTAGCTTTTTGACCAAAAAGCTCATTGTTGATGGCGTCAAAGTGCGCTTGCAGCTCTGGGATACTGCAGGTCAGGAACGCTTCCGAAGCATGGCGCCCATGTACTATCGTGGCAGCCACGCCGCGGTGATTGTCTACGATATCACGTccatgtcgagcttcaTGGACATCCGGACCTGgatcgaagagctcaagaagaacaTGACGACGGATCTGGTGATTCATATTGTTGgcgccaagctcgatctggcGCGGTCGCAGAGGCAGGTTGAGCTCGAATTTGCACGCGATACCGTTCGAAGCTGGCTTGAGCTGTATCAGATGCAAGCACCACTAGGTTTTTCGACGAGTGGCTCAAACGATTCAGATGGCAGTCCTGGCTCGCCCACTCGCGCTTCGTCGCGATTGAGCGGACTGGGTTCTTTGGCGATCGGCTCGGCTTCGCGACTAAATGCTTTTCAACGCGGTAGCGGTACGCATGCTTTCAACACCACCGGCATCGTGCCTgcagcaccgccagcagcagcttgcgcacTGAAAccgagcagctttggcagcagTAACGCGTCGAGCGGATCAGCAGGCAGCGACGCAGGTCGTGCCGACACCACGCTGGATCCCGACTCGACGCTCTCTTGGGACACGGTCGAGGTCTCGGAAGTATCGGCCAAGGACGACCGCGGTATCGAAGAAGTGTTTTTGGCCGTCACCAAAAAACTCGTCCAACGTCGATCGCAAATCGAATCCGAACGCGCGCATCGTGAACGGAACAGCATCTTCCTATCGTCCACCGACGCCGATCCGTCGGCTTGCAGTACGCAGCCGATCATCGTCACAAATAGCTGgtcttgctgtgcttga
- a CDS encoding putative thioredoxin peroxidase: MPGLRLGSIAPNFTAETTHGVLNFHEYLGDSWGILFSHPDDFTPVCTTELGEVARKAPEFEKRGVKIIGLSANDIASHDRWIKDINEVGNTSVNFPIIGDKDRKVSTEYDMLDALDPTNVDAKGIPFTVRDVFVIDPKKVIRLKISYPASTGRHFDEILRVIDSLQIGDKYRVTTPVNWQKGDKVIVHPSVQGEEAEKLFPGYETVKPYLRFTKDPSTSSA, encoded by the exons ATGCCTGGCCTTCGTCTTGGATCGATTGCTCCTAACTTTACCGCCGAGACGACTCA CGGTGTGCTCAACTTTCACGAGTACCTCGGTGATTCGTGGGGAATTCTGTTCTCGCACCCGGATGACTTTACTCCTGTATGCACGACCGAGTTGGGTGAGGTAGCGCGCAAGGCGCCCGAGTTCGAGAAGCGCGGCGTCAAGATCATTGGTCTTTCAGCCAACGACATTGCGTCGCATGATCGATGGATCAAGGACATCAACGAAGTCGGCAACACTTCGGTCAACTTCCCCATTATCGGCGACAAGGACCGCAAGGTTTCGACCGAATAcgacatgctcgatgcgctcgaccctaccaacgtcgacgccaaagGCATCCCCTTCACCGTTCGTGACGTGTTTGTGATCGACCCGAAAAAGGTGATCCGTCTCAAAATCTCGTACCCTGCCTCCACAGGCCGTCACTTTGACGAAATCCTCCGTGTCATCGACAGCCTCCAGATCGGCGACAAGTACAGAGTCACCACTCCCGTCAACTGGCAAAAGGGCGACAAGGTCATCGTTCATCCCAGCGTCCAGGGCGAGGAAGCCGAAAAACTCTTCCCCGGCTACGAAACCGTCAAGCCGTACCTGCGCTTCACCAAGGACCCTTCCACCTCCTCGGCTTAA
- a CDS encoding uncharacterized protein (related to AMME syndrome candidate gene 1 protein): MTPGRCAALIEHCYYCFLVIEHKLNPRSTPEPTPPFADDGQEYPLFVTWNILATSSRTTATPRLRGCIGTFEPHALAQGLAEYASISAFKDSRFSPISPSELSHLECGVSLLTDFEECDDHLDWQVGVHGIYIHLPNPALTRKSLLAEDSASSSSGSGTSTPAPTWNNGRFASRRYLTATYLPDVIPEQGWSKLDAIDSAIRKAGFTGKITADVRNSLSVTRYRSDKVSCTYDQFVAWKQTL; this comes from the coding sequence ATGACTCCTGGTCGTTGTGCAGCTCTTATCGAGCATTGCTACTACTGCTTTCTGGTGATCGAACACAAACTTAATCCACGCTCTACACCCGAACCGACGCCTCCGTTTGCTGATGATGGACAAGAGTATCCACTGTTTGTCACTTGGAACATCTTGGCGACCAGCTCGCGCACGACAGCGACGCCTCGGTTGAGAGGCTGCATCGGAACGTTTGAGCCACACGCACTTGCTCAGGGTCTCGCCGAGTATGCCAGCATATCGGCGTTCAAGGACAGTCGGTTCTCACCCATTTCGCCGAGCGAACTCTCGCATCTCGAGTGCGGCGTTTCATTGCTGACCGACTTTGAGGAATGCGACGACCATCTGGACTGGCAGGTGGGCGTGCATGGCATCTACATCCATCTACCCAACCCGGCATTGACGCGCAAGTCGTTACTTGCCGAAGACAGCGctagctcgtcgagcggaTCGGGTACGAGTACACCAGCTCCCACCTGGAACAACGGGCGCTTTGCCAGTCGGCGCTATTTGACCGCCACGTACCTGCCGGATGTGATCCCGGAACAAGGCTGGTCCAAGCTGGACGCTATCGATTCAGCTATAAGAAAAGCCGGCTTTACTGGAAAGATCACCGCCGACGTCAGGAACTCGTTGAGCGTCACCAGGTATCGCTCCGACAAAGTGTCGTGCACCTACGATCAGTTTGTCGCATGGAAGCAGACGCTTTGA
- a CDS encoding uncharacterized protein (related to Peripheral-type benzodiazepine receptor) gives MSNLPGLLIDIPRNPILAVGIPVAVGVVNGFATKSSNYSADSVWYKSLKKPSLNPPSSYFGIVWPALYASMGWASHLTVKALDRTPPGFGRDTAKKALTLYWVQLGLNALWSPLFFGTGNVGLALVNIGALTGTVGYWAATVKDVDETAGWLALPYVGWMVYATYLNASIWWQNYGSSKFGKLKKDAKDL, from the exons ATGTCCAACCTGCCCGGCCTCCTCATTGACATT CCGCGCAACCCGATCCTCGCGGTGGGTATCCCCGTCGCGGTCGGTGTTGTGAACGGGTTCGCCACCAAGTCGTCCAACTACTCTGCCGATTCGGTGTGGTACAAATCGCTCAAAAAGCCGTCGCTGAACCCTCCGTCGTCGTACTTTGGCATTGTGTGGCCTGCCCTGTACGCGTCCATGGGCTGGGCGTCGCACCTTACCGTCAAAGCTCTCGATCGAACGCCGCCCGGTTTCGGTCGCGACACGGCCAAAAAGGCGCTCACCCTCTACTGGGTCCAGCTCGGCCTGAATGCGCTCTGGTCACCGCTCTTCTTTGGCACGGGCAACGTGGGCTTGGCGCTCGTCAACATTGGCGCGCTCACAGGTACCGTTGGATACTGGGCCGCCACCGTCAAGGATGTAGACGAAACGGCCGGCTGGTTGGCGCTCCCTTATGTCGGCTGGATGGTCTATGCCACCTACCTCAACGCTAGCATCTGGTGGCAGAACTACGGCTCCTCCAAGTTCGGAaagctcaagaaggacgCCAAGGATCTTTAA
- a CDS encoding putative actin cytoskeleton organization and biogenesis-related protein — protein MERIQLGVAAMDRKARSKPMQNILNRLISTKEFDVTIFGEKVILDEPVQDWPIVDVLISFFSTGFPLDKAISYADLRKPVLVNDLRLQQVLWDRRAVLSILDSVGVPTPRRLEVDRDGGPDLEDVILQDLNKRLGVDLKKDRQPKPCKLDGYDHLIIGTNRISKPFVEKPVSGEDHNIHIYFAQNRGGGGRRLFRKVGNKSSEYDPNLVEPRTDGSYIYEEFMDVDNAEDIKVYTIGPHFVHAETRKSPVVDGVVKRNPDGKEIRYITKLSDQEIKMATSISMAFKQNICGFDLLRVGGKSYVIDVNGWSFVKGNDFYYDKCAEILSRFCKNNVVRRPIASSTSGLASASPRERERSAWNLKASVTVFRHGDRTPKQKLKRSFKPGDTWTAPLIALLQGRRQEIILRTQLDLVSSAASEALALPGANVQDLELIIQLIDRKKDLPGTKVQIKPSFDSDTCELAKMQLIIKWGGEFSHAARHQAKELGNNMRKDMIIMNADALSNCTVYTSSERRVTASAEIFAAAFLDESSGEKEMIIRKDLLDDSNAAKDVMDVVKKKLKASLRPDSPEANQVPDDWPQDLPPPAKLALEIAGLLAKLRQTMRANYKTLAKGIDRVQTRWCTHETPQLFRERWEKLFNDFEEDPHDPSRSSELYDMLSHDGLHNRQFIESVFADPAVTAADVDQRLVDLHELYRKALALFSFICPREYGITDAEKEEIGFLTSMPLLNNIVQDLKGAKESNGICSLYFTKESHIHTLLNLVLASELNVVMPKTPPLDYFASITFEVYERNSTSTSTASSTNTSTSTLDNSGSSTSLSAPSQQYSLLISVSEGAHSSNILSINLDARHALTPLPRRPLTTHMDFDDAMAKLEAHSSRDSRVDRGMVEGSTVFFGQDDPDRQYMPIKNRRDSVDTDQSSVRHA, from the coding sequence ATGGAGAGAATACAGCTCGGCGTAGCTGCGATGGATCGTAAGGCACGTAGCAAGCCCATGCAAAACATCCTCAACCGTCTCATCAGTACCAAGGAGTTTGACGTCACCATCTTTGGTGAAAAAGTGATCCTCGACGAACCCGTCCAAGATTGGCCGATCGTCGACGTTCTCATTTCGTTCTTCTCGACTGGCTTCCCGCTTGACAAGGCGATCTCGTACGCCGATCTGCGCAAACCTGTGCTCGTCAACGATCTTCGTCTTCAGCAGGTGCTCTGGGACCGAAGAGCCGTCTTGTCGATTCTCGACAGCGTAGGTGTGCCTACGCCTCGACGTTTGGAGGTGGATCGCGATGGTGGGCCTGATTTGGAGGACGTCATCCTTCAAGACCTTAACAAGCGTCTAGGCGTCGATTTGAAAAAGGACAGGCAGCCCAAACCGTGCAAGTTGGACGGATACGATCATCTCATCATCGGCACCAACCGAATCTCTAAGCCATTCGTAGAGAAGCCGGTATCCGGCGAGGATCACAACATCCACATCTACTTTGCCCAAAACagaggcggtggcggcaGGAGACTGTTCCGTAAAGTGGGCAACAAGTCGTCCGAGTACGATCCCAACCTGGTCGAACCACGCACCGACGGCTCGTACATCTACGAAGAGTTTATGGACGTCGACAATGCCGAGGACATCAAGGTCTACACGATCGGACCGCACTTTGTGCATGCAGAAACGCGAAAGTCACccgtcgtcgacggcgtcgtCAAGCGCAATCCAGACGGCAAAGAGATTCGCTACATCACCAAACTCAGCGACCAAgagatcaagatggccacctcgatctcgatggcGTTCAAGCAGAACATTTGCGGGTTTGACCTTCTTCGCGTCGGAGGCAAGAGTTACGTGATCGACGTCAATGGCTGGAGCTTTGTCAAGGGCAACGATTTTTACTACGACAAGTGCGCCGAGATCCTCAGCCGTTTCTGTAAGAACAACGTCGTTCGACGACCCATTGCCAGTTCGACGAGCGGCTTGGCGAGTGCCAGCCCGCGCGAGAGGGAACGTTCCGCCTGGAATCTCAAGGCTTCCGTCACCGTGTTTCGGCATGGCGATCGAACGCCTAAACAGAAGCTCAAGCGTTCGTTTAAACCTGGCGATACATGGACTGCTCCGCTGATTGCCCTCCTCCAGGGTCGAAGGCAAGAGATTATTCTTCGCACccaactcgatctcgtctcgAGCGCCGCCTCGGAAGCGCTTGCTCTACCTGGTGCCAACGTGCAAGACCTCGAACTCATCATTCAGCTTATCGACCGCAAAAAGGATCTCCCCGGAACCAAGGTGCAGATCAAACCGAGCTTTGACAGCGACACGtgcgagctcgccaagatgcaGCTCATCATCAAATGGGGTGGTGAATTCTCGCACGCTGCACGTCACCAAGCCAAGGAACTCGGGAACAACATGCGCAAAGACATGATCATCATGAACGCCGATGCACTCTCCAACTGCACCGTCTACACTTCGAGCGAACGACGTGTCACGGCGTCGGCCGAAATCTTTGCGGCGGCGTTCCtggacgagtcgagcggTGAAAAGGAAATGATCATCCGTAAAGATCTCTTAGATGACAGCAATGCTGCCAAGGACGTGATGGATGTGGTCAAGAAAAAGCTCAAGGCTTCGCTCCGACCGGATTCGCCCGAGGCGAATCAGGTACCGGACGACTGGCCCCAAGACTTGCCGCCTCCTGCTAAACTCGCGTTGGAGATCGCCGGCTTGTTGGCCAAGTTGAGGCAAACCATGCGTGCCAACTACAAGACATTGGCGAAAGGAATCGATCGTGTGCAGACGAGATGGTGCACGCACGAGACGCCGCAATTGTTCCGTGAGCGTTGGGAGAAGCTGTTTAACGATTTCGAGGAAGACCCGCACGATCCGTCGCGTTCCAGTGAACTTTACGATATGTTGAGCCATGATGGACTACATAATCGACAGTTTATCGAGAGCGTGTTTGCGGATCCGGCGGTGACGGCAGCCGATGTGGATCAACGCTTGGTGGATCTGCACGAGCTGTATCGCAAGGCGTTGGCCTTGTTCTCGTTCATTTGCCCGAGAGAGTACGGCATCACGGATGCCGAAAAGGAAGAAATCGGCTTTCTCACCTCGATGCCGTTGCTCAACAACATTGTCCAAGATCTCAAAGGTGCTAAAGAGTCGAATGGCATCTGCAGTCTTTACTTTACCAAGGAATCCCACATTCACACGCTGCTCAATCTCGTTCTTGCCTCGGAACTCAACGTGGTTATGCCCAAGACTCCACCTCTCGACTACTTTGCCAGTATCACGTTTGAGGTGTACGAGCGCAactcgacgtcgacgagcacggCGTCTTCGACCAATACGTCGACGTCTACGCTCGACAATTCGGGTTCGAGTACGTCGCTGAGCGCTCCGTCGCAACAGTACTCGCTGCTAATCAGTGTCTCGGAAGGCGCGCACTCGAGCAATATTCTCAGCATCAACCTCGACGCACGACACGCGCTCACCCCGCTCCCGCGTAGACCCCTTACCACGCACATGGACTTTGACGACGCAATGGCCAAACTCGAAGCTCATAGCTCCAGAGACAGCAGGGTCGACAGAGGCATGGTCGAAGGCTCCACCGTCTTCTTCGGTCAAGACGACCCAGACCGCCAGTACATGCCCATCAAGAACCGACGCGACAGTGTGGATACCGATCAGAGCTCCGTTCGTCATGCCTAG
- a CDS encoding uncharacterized protein (related to IVY1 - phospholipid-binding protein): MPAPSIRSLQMPLRHHDADRRAFCNAPPSPSLSTTTRASLDFPLRPAVLITRADLRTSLAAYEALLASAKAYTTAMLSMAKASSDLACALEACARVKGAHDSGPGLQAASGLHFLKSNYEQVLCDTFWKDFSIPLLSHYDTYRSACTERQVLHDKAVSQRSKQLKEAEARNNRAGRKKERDLNSFRRALAELQSHVDAIDELKAQYYNEVLDAEQEVWSFIESKVALIVRSQIEISERISSKGLNDPVLEQMLATIPDPFGSYGPPKQDGEIFSILPPISLLSSGANSVHNTSADAATNDTSATDLDLTSEDIKPGAASTKTKTVLPANIMSPSTPSKGLSRAALGRGSRANPSSATATPTRPSSANKAVEELPIASTPNNKPSATPDSCAAATPKARANSSSCLNRTTHLARDSLLGLSAVSEATTTVSTTETSSPHATSGGLFGSESVDFEDLLSREQLRKHVGANTDAPVDKSSDETSSPQEPDASSISETQPSSSTAAGRLRQVLSIIEEDVNGPLSKASSMGTASRPVSAVYDAGPDPFAALSSTRDDESRDNEPATDNLPSEHQQRSEQPERRHRRTPSKLSID; encoded by the coding sequence ATGCCAGCGCCATCGATACGCTCTCTTCAGATGCCGTTGCGTCACCATGATGCAGATCGTCGTGCGTTTTGCAATGCACCCCCCTCGCCATCGCTCTCGACAACTACGCGCGCTTCGCTCGACTTTCCTTTACGTCCCGCCGTGCTAATCACGAGAGCCGACCTGCGCACCTCTCTCGCCGCCTACGAAGCGTTGCTCGCCTCAGCCAAAGCCTACACCACCGCCATGCTCTCTATGGCCAAGGCATCTTCCGATCTCGCCTGCGCTCTCGAGGCGTGCGCACGCGTCAAGGGAGCGCATGATTCCGGTCCAGGTCTGCAAGCCGCCAGTGGTCTGCATTTCCTCAAGAGCAACTACGAGCAAGTGCTGTGCGATACGTTTTGGAAAGACTTTTCCATCCCGCTGCTCAGCCACTATGACACCTACCGCTCCGCTTGCACCGAACGACAGGTGCTTCACGATAAGGCAGTCTCGCAAAGATCAAAACAGCTCAAAGAAGCCGAAGCTCGAAACAACCGCGCCGGTCGTAAAAAGGAACGCGATCTCAACTCGTTCCGTCGCGCACTCGCCGAACTGCAATCGCACGTagatgccatcgacgagctcaaggcgcaGTACTACAACGAAGTGCTCGatgcagagcaagaagTGTGGTCGTTTATCGAATCCAAGGTCGCTCTCATCGTACGCTCGCAGATCGAGATTAGCGAGAGAATCAGCTCCAAGGGCTTGAACGATCCTGTGCTCGAACAGATGCTCGCCACCATCCCTGATCCCTTTGGCAGCTACGGCCCACCCAAACAAGACGGAGAAATCTTTAGCATTCTTCCACCCATCTCGTTGCTCAGCTCGGGCGCCAACAGCGTCCACAACACCAGTGCCGACGCCGCCACCAACGACACTAGCGCTACCGACCTTGATCTCACCTCCGAAGATATCAAGCCTGGtgctgcttccaccaaGACCAAAACCGTCTTGCCCGCCAACATCATGTCTCCTTCGACGCCGAGTAAAGGGCTTTCCAGAGCTGCGCTCGGTCGAGGCTCACGTGCCAATCCCTCATCGGCCACAGCTACACCTACACGACCGTCGAGTGCTAACAAGGCCGTCGAGGAGTTGCCAATAGCTTCCACGCCCAACAACAAACCAAGTGCCACTCCCGACtcttgcgcagctgcgacgCCCAAAGCACGCGCCaactcgagcagctgcctCAACCGAACTACCCATCTAGCGCGCGATTCACTGCTCGGCTTGTCGGCTGTCTCGGAGGCGACCACAACTGTATCGACAACCGAAACCAGTAGCCCACACGCGACGTCTGGTGGACTGTTTGGCTCGGAGAGTGTCGACTTTGAAGATCTACTGTCGCGTGAACAGCTTCGCAAGCATGTCGGCGCAAACACGGATGCGCCTGTGGATAAAAGCTCAGATGAGACCAGCTCACCCCAGGAACCGGATGCGTCGTCGATATCTGAAACACAACCTTCGTCAAGCACAGCTGCGGGTCGACTACGCCAAGTGCTGAGCATCATTGAAGAGGACGTCAATGGTCCGTTGAGCAAAGCCAGTAGCATGGGCACCGCTTCGCGCCCAGTCTCGGCAGTATACGATGCCGGACCGGATCCATTTGCCGCTCTCAGCTCGAcgcgcgacgacgagagccGAGACAATGAGCCAGCGACCGACAATCTGCCCTCGGAGCACCAACAGCGCTCAGAACAACCTGAACGGCGTCACCGTCGAACCCCTTCCAAGCTCAGTATCGATTGA